One Heptranchias perlo isolate sHepPer1 chromosome 39, sHepPer1.hap1, whole genome shotgun sequence DNA segment encodes these proteins:
- the LOC137305012 gene encoding cephalotocin receptor 2-like, producing MAAMAVADLMVCMFNVILQNIFRYHFLDSWLSYTYVCRFTAFIQVFSSQLSVWFTVSFTFDRFISICCQKLKLKYCTERTATIVLMIVCALSFLMNIPVYLRYEPYSIIDDIQWGCRTVTGYYSSSAWVAYKWISTLSSLILPFPLLLLLNSLTARHILVASRSRRALKSRNNGDNSSDPEMKNRRTSIILLFAISGSFIVLWTPITIINICVGVTETPTFKGSNSLYLAIGITLLLMYLSSCTNTYIYALTQRRFREEMKNMVKYPFTVVKLFK from the coding sequence ATGGCGGCCATGGCAGTAGCAGATCTAATGGTTTGCATGTTTAATGTCATTTTGCAAAATATCTTCAGGTATCATTTTCTAGATTCATGGTTGAGCTACACTTACGTGTGCCGTTTTACTGCTTTTATACAAGTATTTAGCAGCCAactctctgtctggttcacagtatcATTCACGTTTGACCGCTTCAtatccatttgttgtcagaaactaaaattaaaatattgcacagAAAGAACTGCCACTATAGTTTTAATGATCGTGTGTGCGCTCAGCTTTTTGATGAATATTCCTGTTTATCTCCGTTATGAGCCCTACTCTATTATTGACGATATACAGTGGGGGTGCCGTACAGTAACAGGATATTATTCTTCATCCGCATGGGTAGCTTACAAATGGATTAGCACTCTCTcatccctaattctcccattcccTTTGTTATTGCTGTTAAATTCTCTCACGGCCAGGCACATCTTAGTGGCCAGTAGATCTCGCAGAGCCCTGAAGAGCCGCAACAACGGGGATAACAGCAGTGATCCCGAGATGAAGAACCGAAGAACATCCATCATTCTGCTCTTCGCTATCTCGGGCAGTTTTATTGTGTTGTGGACGCCGATTACTATAATAAACATCTGTGTCGGTGTGACGGAGACACCTACTTTCAAAGGTTCAAACTCACTTTATTTGGCAATTGGAATCACACTTCTGCTGATGTATTTGAGCTCCTGCACGAACACATACATTTATGCATTGACCCAGAGGAGATTCCGTGAGGAGATGAAGAATATGGTGAAATATCCATTTACTGTCGTTAAGTTATTTAAATAA
- the LOC137305276 gene encoding cephalotocin receptor 2-like, translating to MAAMAVADLMVCMFNVILRNIFRYHFRDSWLSYTYVCRFTAFIQVFSSQLSVWFTVSFTFDRFISICCQKLKLKYCTERTASVVLTTICVVSFLMNIPVYFRFEPYYMVDNIQWGCRTVRGYFSSPAWVAYKWISTLSFPILPFPLLLLLNSLTARHILVASRSRRALKSRNNGENSIDPEMKNRRTSIILLFAVSGSFIVLWTPITVINICVGVTETLSFKGSNSLYLAIRITLLLMYLSSCTNTCIYALTQRRFREEMKNMVKYPVTFVIKLF from the coding sequence ATGGCGGCCATGGCAGTAGCAGATCTAATGGTTTGCATGTTTAATGTAATATTACGAAATATCTTCAGGTATCATTTTCGAGATTCATGGTTGAGCTACACTTACGTGTGCCGTTTTACTGCTTTTATACAAGTATTTAGTAGCCAgctctctgtctggttcacagtttcATTCACGTTTGACCGCTTCATATCAATTTGTTGTCAGAAACTAAAATTGAAATATTGCACCGAAAGAACTGCCAGTGTAGTTTTAACGACCATATGTGTGGTCAGCTTTTTGATGAATATTCCTGTTTATTTCCGATTTGAGCCATACTATATGgttgataatatacagtggggcTGCCGTACAGTTAGAGGATATTTTTCTTCACCGGCATGGGTAGCTTACAAATGGATTAGCACTCTCTCATTCCCAATTCTCCCATTCCCTTTGTTATTGCTGTTAAATTCTCTCACTGCCAGGCACATCTTAGTGGCCAGTAGATCTCGCAGAGCCCTGAAGAGCCGAAACAATGGGGAGAACAGCATTGATCCCGAGATGAAGAACCGAAGAACATCCATCATTCTGCTCTTCGCTGTCTCGGGGAGTTTTATTGTGTTGTGGACGCCGATTACTGTAATAAACATCTGTGTCGGTGTGACGGAGACACTTAGTTTCAAAGGTTCAAACTCACTTTATTTGGCAATTAGAATCACACTTCTGCTGATGTATTTGAGCTCCTGCACGAACACGTGCATTTATGCATTGACCCAGAGGAGATTCCGAGAGGAGATGAAGAATATGGTGAAATATCCGGTTACTTTCGTTATCaagttattttaa
- the LOC137305018 gene encoding melatonin receptor type 1B-like: MAAMAVADLMVCMFNVILQNIFRYHFRDSWLSYTYVCRFTAFMQVFSSQLSVWFTVSFTFDRFISICCQKLKLKYCSEGTATVVLTIVCVLCFLMNIPVYFRFEPYYRVDHKEWGCRTVTGYFSSPAWVAYKWISTLSSPILPFPLLLLLNSLTARHILVASRSRRALKSRNKRENSSDPEMKNRRTSIILLFAISGSFIVLWTPITVINICVGVTETPTFKGSNSLYLAIRITLVLMYLSSCTNTCIYALTQRRFREEMKNMVKYPVTLINKLLK; the protein is encoded by the coding sequence ATGGCGGCCATGGCAGTAGCAGATCTGATGGTTTGCATGTTTAATGTCATTTTGCAAAACATCTTTAGGTATCATTTTCGAGATTCATGGTTGAGCTACACTTACGTGTGCCGTTTTACTGCTTTTATGCAAGTATTTAGTAGCCAactctctgtctggttcacagtatcATTCACCTTTGACCGCTTCAtatccatttgttgtcagaaactaaaattaaaatattgcagcgAAGGTACTGCCACTGTGGTTTTAACGATCGTGTGTGTGCTCTGCTTTTTGATGAATATTCCTGTTTATTTCCGATTTGAGCCATACTATAGAGTTGATCATAAAGAGTGGGGCTGCCGTACAGTAACAGGATATTTTTCTTCACCGGCATGGGTAGCTTACAAATGGATTAGCACTCTCTcatccccaattctcccattcccTTTGTTATTGCTGTTAAATTCTCTCACTGCCAGGCACATCTTAGTGGCCAGTAGATCTCGCAGAGCCCTGAAGAGCCGCAACAAGCGGGAGAACAGCAGTGATCCCGAGATGAAGAACCGAAGAACATCCATCATTCTGCTCTTCGCTATCTCGGGGAGTTTTATTGTGTTGTGGACGCCGATTACTGTAATAAACATCTGTGTCGGTGTGACGGAGACACCTACTTTCAAAGGTTCAAACTCACTTTATTTGGCAATTAGAATCACACTTGTGCTGATGTATTTGAGCTCCTGCACGAACACGTGCATTTATGCATTGACACAGAGGAGATTCCGAGAGGAGATGAAGAATATGGTGAAATATCCGGTTACTCTCATTAATAAGTTacttaaataa
- the LOC137305277 gene encoding C5a anaphylatoxin chemotactic receptor 1-like — MAAMAVADLMVCMFNVILRNIFRYHFRDSWLSYTYVCRFTAFIQVFSSQLSVWFTVSFTFDRFISICCQKLKLKYCTERTASVVLTTICVVSFLMNMPVYFRFEPYHMVDHIEWGCRTVTGYFSSPAWVAYKWISTLSFPILPFPLLLLLNSLTARHILVASRSRRVLKSRNNGENRSDPEMKNRRTSIILLFAISGSFIVLWTPIAVINICVGVTETLSFKGSNSLYLAIRITLLLMYLSSCTNTCIYALTQRRFREEMKNMLKYPVTFVFKLLNN; from the coding sequence ATGGCGGCCATGGCAGTAGCAGATCTAATGGTTTGCATGTTTAATGTAATATTACGAAATATCTTCAGGTATCATTTTCGAGATTCATGGTTGAGCTACACTTACGTGTGCCGTTTTACTGCTTTTATACAAGTATTTAGTAGCCAGCTCTCTGTATGGTTCACAGTTTCATTCACCTTTGACCGCTTCATATCGATTTGTTGTCAGAAACTAAAATTGAAATATTGCACCGAAAGAACTGCCAGTGTAGTTTTAACGACCATATGTGTGGTCAGCTTTTTGATGAATATGCCTGTTTATTTCCGATTTGAGCCATACCATATGGTTGATCATATAGAGTGGGGCTGCCGTACAGTTACAGGGTATTTTTCTTCACCGGCATGGGTAGCTTACAAATGGATTAGCACTCTCTCATTCCCAATTCTCCCATTCCCTTTGTTATTGCTGTTAAATTCCCTCACTGCCAGGCACATCTTAGTGGCCAGTAGATCTCGCAGAGTCCTGAAGAGCCGAAACAATGGGGAGAACCGCAGTGATCCCGAGATGAAGAACCGAAGAACATCCATCATTCTGCTCTTCGCTATCTCGGGGAGTTTTATTGTGTTGTGGACGCCGATTGCTGTAATAAACATCTGTGTCGGTGTGACGGAGACACTTAGTTTCAAAGGTTCAAACTCACTTTATTTGGCAATCAGAATCACACTTCTGTTGATGTATTTGAGCTCCTGCACGAACACGTGCATTTATGCATTGACccaaaggagattccgagaggagATGAAGAATATGTTGAAATATCCGGTTACTTTCGTTTTCAAGTTACTTAATAATTAA